A DNA window from Rubripirellula tenax contains the following coding sequences:
- a CDS encoding MraY family glycosyltransferase: MSQWIGWLLAVTVVPPMVICAITLYPVRWFAVRLGLLAPMSGHSTHTRVTPLGGGIGIWMGIVGTFAIGTLAVAFARHAPEWQARMPAAMVPLLNGVWSKAGQLWAVLGAGTVLAILGVTDDRRGVNEWVRLAVEFAVAAFVVYYLDFGLTAYIGVAWLTNLLSVIWIVGLINSFNMLDNMDGLSGGVAAIIAATMAAVMLITPDPGTARPQFFVAALLLVVLGSLLGFLWHNRPPAKIFMGDAGSYLVGFLVAISMLMATYAGDGEPRPHAVLAPLCVMAVPLYDMITVLWIRVREGRSLFVGDRSHFSHRLVDLGLSRTQAVLTIYLVTATCGLAAIVLTQVTVIQAVMVLGIVACMLLLVVILESTGWRKDDQ; this comes from the coding sequence TTGTCACAGTGGATCGGTTGGTTATTGGCTGTGACCGTGGTCCCGCCGATGGTCATTTGCGCCATCACGCTTTACCCCGTTCGATGGTTTGCGGTCCGGTTGGGTTTGTTGGCACCGATGTCGGGCCACAGCACGCATACTCGTGTCACGCCACTTGGCGGCGGCATTGGGATCTGGATGGGGATTGTGGGCACGTTCGCGATCGGTACGCTTGCCGTTGCTTTTGCCCGTCACGCTCCGGAATGGCAAGCCCGAATGCCGGCTGCGATGGTACCGCTGCTCAATGGTGTGTGGTCCAAGGCCGGTCAATTGTGGGCCGTGCTAGGTGCCGGAACCGTCTTGGCCATTTTGGGCGTGACCGATGATCGCCGTGGGGTCAACGAATGGGTCCGCTTGGCGGTCGAGTTTGCCGTGGCCGCGTTCGTCGTTTACTACTTGGATTTTGGATTGACGGCATACATCGGCGTTGCGTGGTTGACGAATTTGTTGTCGGTGATCTGGATCGTCGGACTGATCAATTCGTTCAACATGCTCGACAATATGGACGGGCTCAGCGGTGGCGTTGCGGCGATCATCGCCGCGACGATGGCTGCGGTGATGTTGATCACGCCTGACCCTGGAACGGCGCGGCCTCAGTTCTTCGTCGCCGCGTTGTTGTTGGTGGTGTTGGGATCGTTGCTGGGTTTTCTGTGGCACAATCGGCCGCCGGCAAAAATTTTTATGGGCGATGCGGGCAGCTATCTGGTCGGGTTTTTGGTCGCTATATCGATGTTGATGGCGACGTATGCCGGCGATGGGGAACCGCGACCGCACGCGGTGCTTGCGCCGCTGTGCGTCATGGCTGTTCCGCTATACGACATGATCACTGTGTTGTGGATCCGCGTTCGCGAAGGGCGAAGTTTGTTTGTGGGTGATCGTAGCCACTTTTCGCATCGCTTGGTCGACCTGGGGCTCAGTCGCACGCAGGCGGTGTTGACGATCTACTTGGTCACCGCAACGTGTGGATTGGCCGCGATTGTTTTGACGCAGGTCACGGTGATTCAGGCCGTAATGGTTTTGGGCATCGTTGCGTGCATGTTGTTGTTGGTCGTCATTTTGGAATCGACCGGATGGCGAAAAGACGACCAATAA
- the malQ gene encoding 4-alpha-glucanotransferase gives MRFTRSSGVLCHITSLPGEFGIGDMGPSAYAFVDFLNAAGQGIWQLLPLVPPSACNSPYSGYSAFAGNPLLISPEGLVEDGLLDREDIKPPGPWSTDPSQVDYENVITYKRDVLRKAFERFQSGQHPTLQAALDQFVAGASWIDEFARFEALMLHFGQSDWTQWPIELVRRFADAIEMWDQKLKTEIEFSEFQQFIFDRQWTRLKRYAAERHVQMYGDMPIFVAHNSADVWSNQKLFALDIFGKPTLVAGVPPDYFSKTGQLWGNPQYRWDVLESTDYAWWTARFRGALQQFDLLRVDHFRGFEAYWEVPATAKTAVNGKWVKGPGAKPFVAARNKLGELPMIAEDLGMITEEVHQLRDELGFPGMRVFQFGFDTEEDDFHRPCKYNERSVAYTGTHDNDTLMGWYRNRRPADDASDPLDAIVTGGDDANWQMIESVYQSASDTAIVPIQDFLGLGNEARMNMPGKANDNWAWRLQDGMITDDVIQRIRVITENSNRMASQPATT, from the coding sequence ATGCGGTTCACTCGATCCTCTGGCGTACTTTGTCATATCACTAGCCTGCCCGGCGAATTCGGCATCGGTGATATGGGGCCGAGTGCGTACGCGTTCGTCGATTTTTTGAACGCGGCCGGTCAGGGGATTTGGCAGTTGCTGCCGCTGGTTCCACCTTCGGCGTGTAATTCGCCGTACAGCGGTTACTCGGCCTTCGCGGGGAATCCGTTGCTGATCAGTCCCGAGGGGTTGGTCGAAGACGGTTTGCTCGATCGTGAAGACATCAAACCGCCCGGCCCATGGTCGACCGATCCGTCGCAAGTCGATTACGAAAACGTGATCACGTACAAGCGTGATGTGTTGCGGAAAGCGTTTGAGCGTTTTCAATCGGGCCAGCATCCGACATTGCAAGCGGCGCTGGATCAATTCGTCGCCGGTGCATCTTGGATCGACGAGTTTGCTCGGTTCGAGGCGTTGATGTTGCATTTCGGTCAATCCGATTGGACACAGTGGCCGATCGAATTGGTGCGTCGATTTGCGGATGCGATCGAGATGTGGGACCAGAAACTGAAAACGGAGATCGAGTTTTCTGAGTTCCAGCAATTCATTTTTGATCGTCAGTGGACGCGGTTGAAGCGATACGCTGCCGAGCGTCATGTGCAGATGTACGGCGACATGCCGATCTTCGTGGCTCACAACAGCGCCGACGTTTGGTCGAACCAGAAACTGTTCGCGCTCGACATTTTCGGCAAGCCGACCTTGGTCGCCGGTGTGCCGCCGGATTACTTCAGCAAGACGGGCCAATTGTGGGGCAACCCCCAATACCGATGGGACGTCCTAGAGTCGACCGATTATGCGTGGTGGACGGCGCGGTTCCGCGGTGCGCTGCAGCAGTTCGATCTGCTGCGAGTCGACCATTTCCGTGGCTTCGAAGCCTATTGGGAAGTGCCCGCGACTGCCAAGACCGCCGTCAATGGCAAGTGGGTCAAGGGCCCGGGCGCTAAGCCTTTCGTGGCCGCGCGAAACAAGTTGGGCGAGTTGCCCATGATCGCCGAAGATTTGGGCATGATCACCGAAGAAGTCCACCAATTGCGTGACGAGTTGGGTTTCCCGGGGATGCGAGTCTTTCAATTCGGGTTCGATACCGAAGAAGACGACTTTCACCGCCCCTGCAAATACAACGAGCGATCCGTCGCGTATACCGGAACGCATGACAACGACACGTTGATGGGTTGGTACCGCAATCGTCGACCGGCGGACGACGCATCCGATCCTTTGGACGCGATCGTGACCGGTGGCGACGATGCGAACTGGCAAATGATCGAATCTGTTTACCAGTCCGCGTCGGACACGGCGATCGTGCCGATTCAAGACTTCTTGGGGCTGGGAAACGAAGCTCGCATGAACATGCCAGGCAAAGCCAACGACAATTGGGCGTGGCGATTGCAGGACGGCATGATCACTGATGACGTGATCCAGCGGATACGAGTGATTACGGAAAACAGCAACCGCATGGCGAGCCAACCGGCGACGACTTGA